The Halichoerus grypus chromosome 14, mHalGry1.hap1.1, whole genome shotgun sequence genomic interval TGTATCTCAATATCCAATATACATTTATGATAGTATTTCCATAGGTTAGAATCCTAAGAGTGGGaatttctagaataaaatattaaatcaggggggcacctgggtggctcagttgttaagcagctgccttcagctcaggtcaggatcccagggtcctgggatcgagtcccgatttgggctccctgctctgcgtgaagccagcttctccctctcccgctgtctctctctgtcaaataaatgaataaaatctttaaaaaaatattaaatcatatatttttaaacacatagCTTTAGAGGTTCCAACCTCCCCATTGTGGAATGGATAACTTTCATGTAATCATCcttggttcttgttctttctagccattaccatttttaaattgtatggtaaaaaaaaaaataagaggaaattaaaaagaaataaagcctcAGTGATAAGAGTAAAggcaaaaacttaatttttaagcaagaaaaaagttttatgaaagagaaaataaggaattatAAAAATCCTCATAATGAGAAAAGTAGCTAAAATGTaattcttctcctcccctccccccctccctccattctttttctcttgaaatgTTTGCAAAGGTATTAAACAGCTGTAAATTAGGTGACTGTTTTCACCAACATACTGAAACGTGAAGGGTTTTGGAGGGTAAGTCTTACTAAAAGGATAGCAATTTGTTCAGGATATATGTGTTGGAAAATGATTAGTTTAAAGCAGTATTTGGAGGATAAGAACATGATAAATCTTTGTGGGAAAATGGAGGAATAGTGAGGAAAAGTGTGATGATTTCAGCAGAGGCAGGGACAATTGGTTGGCTGACATCAATGGATGTGAGCGCCCACAATAGCCTTGTCGCATGGGTTAAAAAAACTAACTTCCAATTTTCACCAAGATCTACTAGGGACCAGATTTAAGTGGAGCAGATCCCACTTGTGGGTTTGTCAAGAGGGTTCTGCCTGGGACTTTCTCCTGCCCATAGCTTCCTCAGACCCTGTTTCAGGTCTTTGTTTCTCAGACTGTAGATAAAAGGGTTTAGCATGGAGGAAAGAACTGTGTAGGCAAGTGTTGCTATGTGGTCCCTGGCTGTGTAGGTGGACAGGGGCTGTAAATAGACAGAGAAGATGCTTCCATAAAACAGTGTTACCACAGTGAGGTGAGACCCACAGGTGGAGAAGGCTTTGCGTTTCCCAGCAGCTGAGGGGATCTTGAGAACTGAGATGAAGATTCGTAGGTAAGAGAAAGTAATGCAGAGAAATGGGGTCACCAAAAGAACAGAACCTTCTGACATTATCACAATTTCATTGACAAATGTGGAAGAGCAGGACAATTTCATCAGGGGACTGAGGTCACAGAGGAAGTGATGTATAACACTGGAGTCACAGAAGATGAGGTGATTCAGTAGCAGTGTGTGTAGGAGTGAgtggaggtgaggaagtgagCAGGAAAAGGCCACCAGCAGGACACAGCGGTGGTGGTTCATGGTGGTGACATAGTGGAAGGGGTCACAGATGGCCACATAGCGGTCAAAGGCCATGACCACCAGAAGGCCGCTGTCAGTGTTGCCCAGAGCATAAATGAAATACATCTGTGTCAGACACCCAGCATAGGAGATGGTCTTCTCTGACAGGAAGTTCACTAGCATCCTGGGGACAATGGTTGTTGTAAAGCAAATGTCAGTGAAGGACAGgaaactcaagaagaaatacatGGGGTTCTGGAGCTGGGAGTCAGAGTGGATGGCCAGGATGATGAGTAGGTTCCCTATTATGGTGACCAGGTATATGGTGAGGAAGAGGATAAAGAGTGGCTTCTGGTCTTCAGGCCGGGAGGAGAGACCCAAGAGGATGAACTCAGAGACACTGCTGGTTTGGTTGACTACTGCCATTGACGTGGGTCTAGTTATATAAACGATCTTTTGTTATTTACCTTACTCCAAGTCCACAACCCAGAAagtctttgttttctctgtttcgTCACAGTTAGCTGCTATACAGGGACAGCTTGTCAATCTCCCTTGATGTGGCCCTCCCTTCCCAAATCCATGGCATCATAAGGCCTTATAGTGAAGGCtggagggacagaagaagagtTTTCCTTTAGAAACCATCAGAGttgcattgggtgttatacacaactaatgaatcattaacactacatcaaaaactaatgatgtattatatgttggctaattgaacttaattaaaaaaaaaaaaaagaaggaaaccatcAGAGATGGACCTCACTGATTCCAGTTCACTATTCCTATTCTGTGAAAGCACTGTTCCCTTGCTGGAGATTTAGCAACTAAAAACAGGCAGATCCATGTATTGTGTAGCTCATGTTCTAGATGGGGAGACAGATCATCAACAACATCAAGCAGTGCATAAGGGATGGAAATGGTTGGGGGATGAGTCTGCCAAAATAACCAACAGGGAAAATCTAAGGGGAATGTTGATCCCATTTCAACAAAATGGGCTTTTTCTCCT includes:
- the LOC118545553 gene encoding LOW QUALITY PROTEIN: olfactory receptor 1L8-like (The sequence of the model RefSeq protein was modified relative to this genomic sequence to represent the inferred CDS: inserted 1 base in 1 codon): MAVVNQTSSVSEFILLGLSSRPEDQKPLFILFLTIYLVTIIGNLLIILAIHSDSQLQNPMYFFLSFLSFTDICFTTTIVPRMLVNFLSEKTISYAGCLTQMYFIYALGNTDSGLLVVMAFDRYVAICDPFHYVTTMNHHRCVLLVAFSCSLPHLHSLLHTLLLNHLIFCDSSVIHHFLCDLSPLMKLSCSSTFVNEIVIMSEGSVLLVTPFLCITFSYLRIFISVLKIPSAAGKRKAFSTCGSHLTVVTLFYGSIFSVYLQPLSTYTARDHIATLAYTVLSSMLNPFIYSLRNKDLKQGLRKXMGRRKSQAEPS